The DNA segment TCGCACAAGAGTGTTGGGATGGTCTCATCTCTATAGCACGTGGTCAAGTTAAAGAAAACGCACATGTTCTTGACGTTAATGTGGATTATGTTGGTCGCGATGGTGAGCGTGATATGAATAATTTAGTGAGTCGCCTGGTAAACAATGTAGATTTGCCATTAATGCTCGACTCTACTGAATGGCAGAAAATGGAAGCTGGCTTAAAAGTGGCAGGTGGTAAATGTATCTTGAATTCGACTAATTACGAAGATGGGGACGAACGTTTTTTCAAGGTGCTTGAACTGGCACGTAGTTATGGAGCTGGCGTTGTTATTGGCACTATTGATGAAGACGGTATGGCGCGAACGGCTGAAAAGAAATTCTCAATTGCTCAACGCGCTTATCGAGACACTCTCGAATTTGGAATTCCTGCCTATGAAATCTTTTACGATCCTCTTGCACTTCCAATATCTACTGGAATCGAAGAAGATCGATTGAACGGCAAAGCCACAGTAGACTCAATTCGGATGATACGTGAAGGCCTGCCTGGTGTTCACATTATTCTTGGTATTAGCAATGTGAGCTTTGGCTTATCACCCGCAATACGCATCACTCTCAACTCAGTTTTCCTTCATGATTGCTGTGAAGCAGGGATGGATGCAGCAATTGTGAGTCCAGCAAAAATTCTTCCCTTGATTAAAGTCAGCGAAAAACATCAGCAGGTTTGTCGTGACTTGATCAATGATAAACGATGTTTTGAGAATGGAATTTGTGTTTATGATCCACTTATAGAGCTAACCAAATTGTTTGAGGGAGTCACCACGCAACAAACGCGTGCTTCGGACATTTTTCTCATTGATCTTCCAATTGATAAGCGTCTTAAACAACACATTATTGATGGTGAACGCATCGGCCTTGAGCTCGCTCTTGATGAGGCAATGAATAATTATGCACCCCTCTATATTGTCAATTCATTCCTTTTAGATGGAATGAGAGTTGTTGGAGAACTATTTGGAAGTGGTAAAATGCAGCTTCCATTTGTGTTGCAAAGCGCTGAAGCCATGAAGTCGGCTGTAGCTTATCTAGAACCTTATATGGAGATGACTAAAGGAAAAAGCAACAATAAGGGAAAATTTTTAATTGCTACTGTAAAAGGCGATGTTCATGACATTGGTAAAAATTTAGTTGATATTATTCTTACAAACAATGGATATGAAGTAGTTAATCTTGGTATTAAGCAGAGCTGTGAAGCAATTGTCGAAGCTCAAAAAGAACATCAGGCTGATTGTATCGCTATGAGCGGTCTCCTTGTGAAGTCCACGGCATTTATGAAAGATAACCTAGAGGCCTTTAATGAAGCAGGGATCAATGTCCCTGTAATTCTCGGTGGTGCAGCTTTAACACCACGTTTTGTTCAAAGAGATTGCCGTGAGGTTTATAATGGAAAAGTTATATATGGTCGAGATGCCTTCACCGATCTGCGTTTTATGGACGCACTCATGGAAGCTAAACAAAAAGATAACTGGAGTAACACCATTGGCTTTCTTAAAGATGCACCGTTAGGGATAGGATTCGACGAGTTATCAGGGCATGATGTCAGCCATTCTGTAACCACGTCATTCGCTTTAGTTAATTCAGAAACGCCCAATCTACAGGAGTCCGTCTCAACAAAGTGTTCAGAAGTAGTTTTTCCAGAGCCCATACTCGTAGCACCTTTCCTTGGGTCAGCTGTCCTGAATACAATGGATCTTGATTTAAAAGAAGTGTTTGCTTACTTGGATCGCAATGCCTTATTTGCCGGTCAGTGGCAATTCCGTAAGACCAAACAACAAAGTCGAGATGAGTACAAAATCATGTTGGCTGATAAGGCTGAACCCGTTCTTGATTATTGGATTAATCGTTGCCTCAAAGAATCTCTATTGGCTCCTGGAGTCGTCTACGGATATTTTCCTGTGGGGCGTGACGGGAATTCTTTAAGGGTTTTTGCGGCTGACGGCGTGACCGAACTAGGGCGCTTTAACCTACCGCGTCAACGTTCCGGCAATCACTATTGCATTGCCGATTTCTTCAGGGATTTATCTCCTGAAGGCACGCCTAAAGATGTGCTACCAATGCAGGCTGTTACGATGGGAGAAAAGGCCAGCATCGTGGCTGAAGAGCTGTTTCGAAGTGATCAATACAGTGATTATTTATACTTCCATGGCTTAGCTGTTCAGATGGCCGAGGCCTTGGCGGAGTGGACTCATGCTCGCATTCGGCGCGAACTCGGTTTTCCCGACCCTGCGTCTATGCCTTTGTGTGATGTTTTGGCACAGCGCTATCGAGGAAGCCGCTACTCCTTTGGATATCCAGCATGTCCGAATATCTCTGACTCTCGTCAACAATTGCGTTGGCTTGGTGCCGATCGGATTGGTTTAAGCATGGATGCAAGCGATCAGTTGTCTCCAGAGCAGAGTACGACGGCACTTGTGACTTTGCACAGCAAAGCTCACTATTTCAGTGCCTGAGTTCTAGTTTCCCTCAAATAGCCTGAATAGACGTTCAAGAGTAACCAAAGAATTACAGACAGGATTGGACGGGGTGCGATTTTCAAAGCTGGGCCGAAGAGCTCTTCTACAACAAGGCGATTATCTTGAAATACCAGCCCAATTTATCAATCAGTAGCAGGGTGCTTAAGTCGATGCAAAACCGGTATAAAACAAAGCCAAGCATTCCAATCAAGCTAACCTGAGTGAGCGACTGATCTAAATCAGCTGAGATAGCCTTCATGAGGAGAAGACTATCTCCTTTTACAACTGGCAGAAGTCAGATGATGAAGACGATCTGGAACTTTCAGCCTTGACAGAGTTTCTCCATAGTTTCAATCACTTCCTGTTGAAAGGCTTCCAAAGCGTTGGATTCACTCAGGTCGATCCCTTCTCCCGCCGCATTCTGCGCGAGGTCTTGAAAGTGAAATGCACCTTCTCCGTTGGCTAGGAACTCAATTGCCGAGCTTTCGCCACTCTCGCGAAAGGCGTTGCAGAGCACCAGAAAAGCGGCATCTTCAGTAAACTCCCAATCCATCGAGTGGACATAACTTAGTGACCTCTAACGCCTGCCCCTAGGGGTTCGTCAACTACCTGTCGTCAAAATGTGCCACTCCTTTGTCAAACTTCCGCTGTCGTTTCCCCTTAGTGTTTACCAACCGGCCCTGTGTATCCAGT comes from the Synechococcus sp. M16CYN genome and includes:
- the metH gene encoding methionine synthase, with protein sequence MTQAKASVPVTASRFLDYLNGPRRPVLVFDGATGTSLQSLGLTSDDFGGPDLEGCNENLTMTRPDAVQAVHRQFLDVGCDVIETDTFGAASIVLAEYGLQDQAFELNQRAAQLARKVADEYSTSEKPRFVAGSMGPTTKLPSLGQIDFDTMRNCFQEQAEGLIAGDVDLMIVETCQDVLQIKAALQGIEAAFGSSGKRRPLMVSVTMETTGTMLLGTDIAAVVAILEPFPIDILGLNCATGPEQMKEHIRYLSKYSPFAISCIPNAGLPENIGGVAHYRLTPTELKMQMMHFIEDLGVQIVGGCCGTTPSHIRALTELASALKPADRSARALASNQKVRSAFNYEPAAASIYGVTPYYQDNSFLIIGERLNASGSRKVRELLAQECWDGLISIARGQVKENAHVLDVNVDYVGRDGERDMNNLVSRLVNNVDLPLMLDSTEWQKMEAGLKVAGGKCILNSTNYEDGDERFFKVLELARSYGAGVVIGTIDEDGMARTAEKKFSIAQRAYRDTLEFGIPAYEIFYDPLALPISTGIEEDRLNGKATVDSIRMIREGLPGVHIILGISNVSFGLSPAIRITLNSVFLHDCCEAGMDAAIVSPAKILPLIKVSEKHQQVCRDLINDKRCFENGICVYDPLIELTKLFEGVTTQQTRASDIFLIDLPIDKRLKQHIIDGERIGLELALDEAMNNYAPLYIVNSFLLDGMRVVGELFGSGKMQLPFVLQSAEAMKSAVAYLEPYMEMTKGKSNNKGKFLIATVKGDVHDIGKNLVDIILTNNGYEVVNLGIKQSCEAIVEAQKEHQADCIAMSGLLVKSTAFMKDNLEAFNEAGINVPVILGGAALTPRFVQRDCREVYNGKVIYGRDAFTDLRFMDALMEAKQKDNWSNTIGFLKDAPLGIGFDELSGHDVSHSVTTSFALVNSETPNLQESVSTKCSEVVFPEPILVAPFLGSAVLNTMDLDLKEVFAYLDRNALFAGQWQFRKTKQQSRDEYKIMLADKAEPVLDYWINRCLKESLLAPGVVYGYFPVGRDGNSLRVFAADGVTELGRFNLPRQRSGNHYCIADFFRDLSPEGTPKDVLPMQAVTMGEKASIVAEELFRSDQYSDYLYFHGLAVQMAEALAEWTHARIRRELGFPDPASMPLCDVLAQRYRGSRYSFGYPACPNISDSRQQLRWLGADRIGLSMDASDQLSPEQSTTALVTLHSKAHYFSA